ACTATGGAACTCACGAGGAGCTTATTAAAAGCAGTAGTATTTATAGAGAAGTGTATGAGTCACAGTCAAAGGGGGTGCTAGGTAGTGAAGCGTAATACGATAAAAAGATTACTATCATATATGAAACATTATAAATTTTCACTTTCTGTAGTATTTATCTGCATCATTCTTAGCTCACTAATTGGTGCTGTTTCCTCACTTTTCATTCAAGTACTGATAGATGATTATATCTATCCCCTGCTAGTAGAAGCTGTGCCAAATTTTTCTGGTTTGCTTAGAATTCTGATGATTATGGCTAGTATTTATGGAGTTGGTGTGCTTGCTAACTTGATATACAACAGGACGATGGTAAAAATAGCTCAAGGAGTATTGAAGAAAATACGAGACGAGCTGTTTTCTCACATGCAGAGTCTTCCAATTTCGTACTTTGATACTCATGCTCATGGAGATATAATGAGCCATTATACTAATGACATAGATACTCTAAGGCAGATGCTAACTCAAAGTATTCCTCATGCTTTTTCATCCTTGATAACTATAGCAGCAGTTTTCGGAGCAATGATGTATTTAAGCATAGGGCTTTCATTGTTTGTACTTGCTTTCGTATTTATAATACTGAAGCTAGTGAAGAAAATAGCAAAAAGCAGTGGCAAGTATTTTATGAAGCAGCAGCAGTCGATAGGAAGCATCAACGGGTATATTGAGGAAATGATTAAAGGACAAAAAGTAGTTAAGGTATTTTGTCACGAAGATAAGATTAAGCAAGATTTTGATATAAAAAATGAAGAGTTATGTGAGAATTCAACCTCTGCTCACAAGTATGCGAATATTTTGATGCCTATTATGAATAATCTTGGGTATATTTTATATGTATTGATTGCACTTGTAGGAGGCACAATGGCTGTGCTAGGGTTTAGTAATTTAAGCCTTACAGGATTAAAGCCACTGACTCTTGGTATGATTGCATCGTTTTTGCAGCTTTCTAGAAGCTTTATTAATCCTATAGCTCAGATCTCACAGCAGATGAATTCAGTGGTAATGGCATTGGCTGGAGCAAAAAGAGTATTTGATTTGATGGATGAAGAAAGTGAAGTAGACGATGGCTATGTTACACTTATAAATATAAAAGAGGACGAAGCTGAGCTAATAGAAACATCTGATAGAACTCAGAGATGGGCATGGAAACATCCTCATAGCGATGGAAACATCACCTACACAGAATTAAAGGGAGAAGTTCATTTTTACGATGTAGATTTTGGGTATACACAAGATAAGATGGTACTTCATGATATAACTATGTATGCAAAGCAAGGTCAAAAACTTGCACTCGTAGGAGCTACAGGAGCAGGAAAGACAACTATTACAAATCTTATTAATAGATTTTATGATATTGCTGATGGAAAGATACGCTATGATGGAATTAATATTAACAAAATCAAAAAAGCTGACTTAAGAAAATCGCTTGGGATAGTGCTTCAAGATGTAAATTTATTTACGGGAAGCGTTATGGAAAACATAAGATATGGAAGGTTAGATGCTACTGATGAGGAATGTATCAAGGCAGCAAAGCTTGCAAATGCGGACAGTTTCATAAGAATGCTTCCAAATGGATACGATACTGTGCTTTCAGGAGATGGAAATGATTTATCCCAAGGACAAAGGCAGCTTATATCTATTGCAAGAGCAGCAGTTGCAAACCCTCCAGTTATGATACTAGATGAAGCAACCTCTTCTATAGATACACGTACAGAGTCAATAGTCCAGCAAGGAATGGATTCTTTGATGCATGGAAG
This is a stretch of genomic DNA from Acetoanaerobium sticklandii. It encodes these proteins:
- a CDS encoding ABC transporter ATP-binding protein yields the protein MKHYKFSLSVVFICIILSSLIGAVSSLFIQVLIDDYIYPLLVEAVPNFSGLLRILMIMASIYGVGVLANLIYNRTMVKIAQGVLKKIRDELFSHMQSLPISYFDTHAHGDIMSHYTNDIDTLRQMLTQSIPHAFSSLITIAAVFGAMMYLSIGLSLFVLAFVFIILKLVKKIAKSSGKYFMKQQQSIGSINGYIEEMIKGQKVVKVFCHEDKIKQDFDIKNEELCENSTSAHKYANILMPIMNNLGYILYVLIALVGGTMAVLGFSNLSLTGLKPLTLGMIASFLQLSRSFINPIAQISQQMNSVVMALAGAKRVFDLMDEESEVDDGYVTLINIKEDEAELIETSDRTQRWAWKHPHSDGNITYTELKGEVHFYDVDFGYTQDKMVLHDITMYAKQGQKLALVGATGAGKTTITNLINRFYDIADGKIRYDGININKIKKADLRKSLGIVLQDVNLFTGSVMENIRYGRLDATDEECIKAAKLANADSFIRMLPNGYDTVLSGDGNDLSQGQRQLISIARAAVANPPVMILDEATSSIDTRTESIVQQGMDSLMHGRTVFVIAHRLSTIQNSKVIMVMEDGRIIERGSHEELIKQAGKYYQLYTGAYELE